Below is a window of Salvelinus fontinalis isolate EN_2023a chromosome 31, ASM2944872v1, whole genome shotgun sequence DNA.
gtgtgtgtgtgttacctgaggacAGTGGTCTCAGGCAGCAGCAGAGCTGTCTCGTCTCCAGAGCTGTGTCCTCCACATAGGGCTGtgtcaccctcctcctcctgcacacacacacacacacacaaatacacacacgcagaaatagagagagagagcagcgaggCACACATGTAATAATCATATACATGTCCAGCAATAAGCCATAATAGTGTAATCAGCCATAATAGTATAATAAGCCATAATAGTGCAATAAGCCATAATAGTGCAATAAGCCATAATAGTGCAATAAGCCATAATAGTGTAATAAGTCAATGTACTAAGCCATAATAGTGCAATAAGCCATAATAGTGCAATAAGCCATAATAGTGCAATAAGCCATAATAGTGTAATAAGCCATAATAGTGTAATAAGTCAATGTACTAAGCCATAATAGTGCAATAAGCCATAACAGTGTAATAAGCCATAATAGTGCAATAAGCCATAATAGTGCAATAAGCCATAATAGTGTAATAAGCCATAATAGTGTAATAAGCCATAATAGTGCAATAAGCCATAATAGTGTAATAAGCCATAATAGTGTAATAAGCCATAATAGTGTAATAAGCCATAATGGTATAATAAGCCATAATAGTGCAATAAGCCATAATAGTGTAATAAGTCAATGTACTAAGCCATAATAGTGCAATAAGCCATAACAGTGTAATAAGCCATAATAGTGCAATAAGCCATAATAGTGCAATAAGCCATAATAGTGTAATAAGCCATAATAGTGTAATAAGCCATAATGGTGTAATAAGCCATAATAGTGTAATAAGCCATAATAGTGTAATAAGCCATAATAGTGTAATAGGCCATAATAGTGTAATACGCCATAATAGTGTAATAAGCCATAATAGTGCAATAAGCCATAATAGTGTAATAAGCCATAATGGTGTAATAAGCCATAATAGTGTAATAAGCCATAATAGTGTAATAAGCCATAATAGTGTAATAAGCCATAATAGTGTAATAAGCCATAATGGTGCAATAAGCCATAATGGTGTAATAAGCCATAATAGTGTAATAAGCCATAATGGTGTAATAAGCCATAATAGTATAATAAGCCATAATAGTGCAATAAGCCATAATAGTGTAATAAGTCAATGTACTAAGCCATAATAGTGCAATAAGCCATAACAGTGTAATAAGCCATAATAGTGCAATAAGCCATAATAGTGCAATAAGCCATAATAGTGTAATAAGCCATAATAGTCTAATAAGCCATAATAGTGCAATAAGCCATAATAGTGTAATAAGCCATAATAGTGTAATAAGCCATAATAGTGTAATAAGCCATAATGGTATAATAAGCCATAATAGTGCAATAAGCCATAATAGTGTAATAAGTCAATGTACTAAGCCATAATAGTGCAATAAGCCATAACAGTGTAATAAGCCATAATAGTGCAATAAGCCATAATAGTGCAATAAGCCATAAAGGTGTAATAAGCCATAATAGTGTAATAAGCCATAATAGTGCAATAAGCCATAATAGTGCAATAAGCCATAATAGTGTAATAAGCCATAATAGTGTAATAAGCCATAATAGTGCAATAAGCCATAATAGTGCAATACCTCATAATAGTGTAATAAGCCATAATAGTGTAATAAGTCAACGTAATAAGCTATAATAGTGTAATAAGCCATAGTAGTGTAGTGGGCCATAGTAGTGTAATAAGCCATAAGTGTAATAAGCCAATGTAATAAGCTATAATAGTGTAATAAGACCATGTAATAAGCTATAATAGTGTAATAAGCCATGCCCGTGTAATAAGCCATATTAGTGTAATACGCCATAGTAGTGTAATAAGCAACAATAGTGCAATAAACCATAATAGTGTAATAAGCCATAATAGTGTAATAAGCTATGGTGTTATATACCATAATAGTGTAATAAGCTATAGTGCAATAGGCCATAATAGTGTAATAAGTCAATGTCTAAGCTATAATAGTGCAATAAGCCATAATAGTGTTATAAGCCACAATAGTGTAATAAGCAACAATAGTGCAATAATGCTATAGTGCACAGGCAGGCCTAATTACCTTCACATGATAACAACTAAACCAAATGTGTCACAGTCAAAAGATGATAAGTCATGTTATCACCAGGCTATAAGCCAAAGGAAACAGCCAGGCTAATTGTACAGGATATGAGCccagaatgagtgtgtgtgtgtgtgtgtgtgtgtgtgtgtgtgtgtgtgtgtgtgtgtgtgtgtgtgtgtgtgtgtgtgtgtgtgtgtgtgtgtgtgtgtgtgtgtgtgtgtttgtgtgtgtgtgtgtgtgtgtgtgtgtttgtatgtgtgtgtgtgtgtgtgtgtgtgtgtgtgtgtgtgtgtgtgtgtgtgtgtgtgtgtgtgtgtgtgtgtgtgtgtgtgtgtgtgtgtgtgtgtgtgtgtatgtgtgtgtgtttgtatgtgtgcgcATGTAAGAGCATCTGAAACCGTCTCTTACCgactcagagctgtgtgtcagGGTATCTCCTGATTGCCTTGGCAACGAAAGGGGGGCGGGCTGGCTGATGACTACGCCCCCTCGGGAGAGGGGCCGTGACATATCcctgggggaggaagggggggtggaggggagcaGGGAGTCAGGCTGGGTCTGGGGGTCACACAGACTGTAGTgggccagagggagggaggacagagagggctGGCGGGGGGGCTGCAAGGCCTCAGGGTTTTCATCCTCAGAGTCAGACAGAGAACTGTCAGGGAGACCTGTCAGACACACAGAGTGGAAAAAACAGTGTTAAGTGATCAACAGAGCACGGCAAGGGTCAGGAGTTCTCCCTGGAGGGGCAAAACTCCTGGCTCTAGTCTCCGTCTACGTATCTACCTCATGATAGGTTTAATTAATCTCAGATTCTATTCGGTGTAGAAATAGAATCTCTTGTTGTGACAGCCCAGAGATCAAATGAGCACTGCTGTATTGCTGTACATACAGCTCAGTGTTAGGGCCGGGTCCACAATGTTTTAGTGTGGGTGTGTCCGCTCACTGGTGGGGGCGAACACTGCAGCGCTCCACTTGGCGTCTGCCACAGCCTCCATCCTCTGTTCCACTTGACGCATGTACTCCATCAGGTCCTGTACAGAGGAGAGCAGCAACGTCAGacactcatctacacacacaaCTGTTATCCCAAGACAACATATTAACCCCTAGCCTCTACACTTCtagacacatcaaatcaaatcaaattgtatttgtcacatacacatggttagcagatgttaatgcaagtgtagcgaaatgcttgtgcttctagttctgacaatgcagtaataaccaacgagtaatctaaccgaacaatttcacaacaactaccttatacacacaagtgtaaagggataaagaatatgtacataaagatatatgaatgagtgatggtacagaacggcataggcaagatgcagtagatagcacagtatatacatatgagatgagtaatgtagggtatgtaaacataaaagtgcatagtttaaagtggctagtgatacatgtattacataaagatggcaagatgcagtagatgatatagagtacagtatatacatatacattatattaagtggcattgtttaaagtggctagtgatacatttttgatcaatttccatcaatttccattattaaagtgagcttaaagtgagtcagtatgttggcagcagccactcgatgttagtggtggctgtttaacagtctgatggccttgagatagaagctgtttttcagtctctcggtcccagctttgatgcacctgtactgacctcgccttctggatgatagcggggtgaacaggcagtggctcgggtggttgttgtccttgatgatctttatggccttcctgtgacatcgggtggtgtaggtgtcctggagggcaggtagtttgcccccagtgatgcgttgtccctctggagagccttacggttgtgggcggagcagttgccgtaccaggcggtgatacagcccgacaggatgctctcgattgtgcatctgtaaaagtttgtgagtgcttttggtgacaagccaaatttcttcagcctcctgaggttgaagaggagctgttgcgccttcttcaccacactgtctgtgtgggtggaccaattcagtttgtccgtgatgtgtacgccgaggaacttaaaacttactaccctctccactactgtcccgtcgatgtggataggggggtgctccctctgctgtttcctgaagtccacaatcatctcctttgttttgttgacattaagtgtgaggttattttactgacaccacactccgagggccctcacctcctccctgtaggctgtctcgtcgttgttggtaatcaagcctaccactgtagtgtcgtagGAAttattatctgtgtgtgtgtgtgtgtgtgtgtgtgtgtgtgtgtgtgtgtgtgtgtgtgtgtgtgtgtgtgtgtgtgtgtgtgtgtgtgtgtgtgtgtgtgtgtgtgtgtgtgtgtgtgtgtgtgtgtgtgtgtctccctccccATGGCAAAAGGACAGAGAGCGTCTGGAGTAGTGGATAGGGGATAGCAGTTGATTCAGAAATGTGAATGTAAGTGGACAGTGGGAGAGGGGAAATGGTGGTTGAAGAGGTGGACAGGTATAGAGAAGTGGTCCTGCCTGTTTCTCCAGCAGCAGCTGTTCCTTCTCCTTCTGGGCCACCCTCAGACTGGCCTTCAGCTCCTGGAGCTCCCTGCGTGTCTCACTCAGCTGCACCTGCAGGGGGCAGTCATCAATAGGAGTCATATACTGCTATACACAGCCTGATCAGCAGCACAGCACATCATAAGTAATCAAAGAGACTAGTTTTTCCAGTTTGAAGGTTTCAGCATGTTGACAGAAATATATAATAACCTAAAATAAAGTATTTTATCGGAATAAACCCACAATTCTGgagttgcaagtgccatgctctaccaactgagccatacaggaccaaCAAGTCTGAATGGTTTTCAATACTATAGAGGACACATTTgagtatcagtggaggctgctgatgggagaacagcttaTAATAATGTCCGGAATgtagtcaatggaatggtatcaaacacatttttttggggtttcatgtgtttgatatcattccatttactcgattccagccattattatgagccgtcctcccctcagcagcctccactggtgtgtataGAGAGCTGATTTTGATTTCCAAGTTTGTTGTTGTATCTGGTCATATCTGTAAATGTTGATTTCCATGTGATAGAGTAGGTGTTCCTCTTTACCCGGTTACAGTCCTTCTCTCTTCCCAGCTCCACttccaccttctctctctccatcctctcctcctgaagCTTCTCTTCAATCCGCTGCATCTCTCCATTCAGCTTCTCCAGACGCACTCTGTCCTTCTGCCAGGGTGAGAAACATACCGTTaacatttagtcatttagcagatgctcttatccagagcgacttacagtagtgagtcatttagcagatgctcttatccagagcgacttacagtagtgagtcatttagcagatgctcttatccagagcgacttacagtagtgagtcatttagcagatgctcttatccagagagacttacagtagtgagtcatttagcagatgctcttatccagagcgacttacagtagtgagtcatttagcagatgctcttatccagagagacttacagtagtgagtcatttagcagatgctcttatccagagcgacttacagtagtgagtcatttagcagatgctcttatccagagagacttacagtagtgagtcatttagcagatgctcttatccagagcgacttacagtagtgagtcatttagcagatgctcttatccagagcgacttacagtagtgagtcatttagcagatgctcttatccagagagacttacagtagtgagtcatttagcagatgctcttatccagagcgacttacaggagcaattagggtttaagtgcattgctcaagggcacatcgacagatttttcacctagtcggctcaggaattcgaaccagcgacgtttcggtaactggcccaagactcttaaccactaggctacctgctgctagGCTACCACACAGTCAAAAGAATGTTGATATGTTATTTTGCTGCTAAGACATTCTGCTACTTGCATTCAAGGTGAATGACTACTTGAGTAATCCAATTCATATGTTTAGGTCCATCCATATGATTATTACTGTCTGCGGTGGTGTCCTACCGAAGTGGTGCGCTGCAGGCTCTGTCTCTCCTGGGCCCAGTGTGCTCTGCCCTCCCTCAGAGTCAGGCTGGCGTCGGCTAGCTGCAGGGTGAGCTGTGCCGCCTGGAGCCTGGCCTGGTGCAGCTCTGTCTGGCCCTGGTCCCTCTGACCCACCAGAGCACACAGCTCTTCCTTCAGGCCCTCAGCACCACGCTCCCTGGCCCCCTGACGCTCTCGCAGGCCCCACATCTCAGCCAGGGAGGCCTCGCTCTCCGCCTGATAGGAAAGATGAgaagagggtgagagtgggatgccATGATAGTTCAACAACAATAACATGGTTTTGTTAGATGACTGGTGAGGCCATGGAACATTGGGTACTTTCCTGTTGCATTGTCTTTAATCACCCTCGCCACTCCCTATCCAACTTCCCATCCCTATACTTCCAACCAGCAAAGTTTGCAATGTTGGTTCAAATAACCTCAACAGCAGTGTTTTTATAGATGACTGGTAAGGACAAGGGACAGCAATGTGTACTGCCATGTTCCTGTTGTATTGTCTTCTGTTCTTCCCCTCCCAATCCCTTACATCCTTTTATTAACTGTACTTATCCCTCTCTGGGTGGTGCCAGTCTCGTCTGTTTGCTCTGTGCTGTATTCAGCCTGTGTGTGAGGGTGGTGAGGGTGTGTGGGTGATGGTGTGTAAGGGTGTTGCCAGGCTCACCTCTTTCCTCTGTGCCATGTTGAGTCTGTGTGTGAGGGTGGTGATGGTATCCCGTAGCTGCAgggcgtgtgtgtctctctgggcCAGGGAGCTCCTCAGACCCTGGAACTCAGCAGACAGGCTCCGC
It encodes the following:
- the LOC129829703 gene encoding calcium-binding and coiled-coil domain-containing protein 1-like isoform X1, which encodes MEKAWRVEFRNVGSSYFPQSRVECHYSISSQHTWANHDWVGLFKVGWLSVKDYHTFVWALAPAGYQEGTDVNCCVHFQASYLPKPSSQQYQFVYVDGKGEVCSASPQFTFSAPKPLEDLVTLEEGAHGEEGGTDMLLVVPRAELLQSRLQECLRERAELIHAREGAERMKQREKEKYGKAREAWDRGSEQLERNISELKEELRESRDRMEEMERRQEQVEASGEALAQEKSSILAKKAASKQRIRELEDDIKALTLKAVERETELERMKERDKKQAVQMMEDEKERKVLQLKLEQTEGELRSLSAEFQGLRSSLAQRDTHALQLRDTITTLTHRLNMAQRKEAESEASLAEMWGLRERQGARERGAEGLKEELCALVGQRDQGQTELHQARLQAAQLTLQLADASLTLREGRAHWAQERQSLQRTTSKDRVRLEKLNGEMQRIEEKLQEERMEREKVEVELGREKDCNRVQLSETRRELQELKASLRVAQKEKEQLLLEKQDLMEYMRQVEQRMEAVADAKWSAAVFAPTSLPDSSLSDSEDENPEALQPPRQPSLSSLPLAHYSLCDPQTQPDSLLPSTPPSSPRDMSRPLSRGGVVISQPAPLSLPRQSGDTLTHSSESEEEGDTALCGGHSSGDETALLLPETTVLSDLADTSQW